One window of the Allorhizobium ampelinum S4 genome contains the following:
- a CDS encoding sigma-54-dependent transcriptional regulator produces the protein MTAHILVVDDDPVQRRLLKAAVESQGHVAHLAEDGEAGLAYFRQHKAEISVILLDLMMPGVSGLDFLVAIGGQEADVPVIVQTGQGGIDTVVQAMRAGAFDFVVKPVSPERIASAIGNALRVDQRDAKSRPARRSRTGAVHFSDIISASPAMTRVIDLSRRAAQSNIPVVLEGESGVGKEMVARAIQSGSDRASRPFVTVNCAAIPANMVESILFGHEKGSFPGATERHIGKFAEADGGTLFLDEIGELPLDTQVKLLRAVQEGEIEVIGARQTQKVNVRLISATNKDLIEEVKAGRFREDLYYRLNVFPITIPALRRRKEDIPFLARAFTERFSAEQRLTRTLSLGAGALALLTAFDWPGNIRQLENAIYRAVILAEGTDLTESDFPQILAQIPGGLAQDKFWSGLPGTAESQPEQVAPRGADRPELAFIDRLPAPRAEDPRPVALDNVIVSIDESGNVRQLAEIEEELIRFALKFYRGQMSQVARKLGIGRSTLYRKLKDYGIDPDNPQKHAA, from the coding sequence TTGACCGCTCATATTCTCGTTGTCGATGACGATCCGGTTCAACGCCGGTTGTTGAAGGCCGCTGTGGAAAGCCAGGGGCATGTTGCCCATCTGGCCGAGGACGGAGAGGCAGGCCTTGCCTATTTCCGTCAGCACAAGGCGGAGATTTCCGTCATCCTGCTCGATTTGATGATGCCGGGCGTATCCGGCCTCGATTTCCTGGTCGCCATCGGTGGTCAGGAGGCGGACGTGCCTGTCATCGTGCAGACCGGTCAGGGCGGCATCGATACCGTGGTGCAGGCCATGCGGGCTGGCGCCTTCGATTTCGTCGTCAAGCCGGTCTCGCCGGAGCGAATCGCATCGGCCATCGGCAATGCGCTACGCGTCGACCAGCGCGACGCCAAGTCGCGTCCTGCACGCCGGTCACGCACCGGGGCGGTGCATTTCTCCGATATCATTTCGGCAAGTCCGGCCATGACCCGGGTCATCGACCTGTCGCGCCGTGCGGCCCAATCGAATATCCCTGTCGTGCTGGAAGGCGAATCGGGCGTTGGCAAGGAAATGGTCGCCCGGGCTATCCAGTCGGGCAGCGACCGTGCGTCGCGGCCTTTTGTCACGGTCAATTGCGCTGCCATTCCCGCCAATATGGTGGAAAGCATTCTGTTCGGCCATGAAAAGGGATCTTTCCCCGGTGCCACGGAACGCCATATCGGCAAGTTCGCCGAGGCTGACGGCGGCACGCTGTTCCTCGATGAGATCGGCGAATTGCCGCTCGATACCCAGGTGAAGCTGCTGCGGGCCGTGCAGGAAGGCGAAATCGAGGTTATCGGCGCCCGCCAGACCCAGAAGGTCAATGTGCGGCTAATCTCGGCGACCAACAAGGACCTGATCGAAGAGGTCAAGGCTGGCCGGTTCCGCGAGGACCTTTATTACCGCCTCAACGTCTTCCCCATCACCATTCCGGCTCTGCGCCGCCGCAAGGAGGACATTCCCTTCCTGGCGCGCGCCTTTACCGAACGGTTCTCGGCAGAGCAGCGTCTGACCCGGACCCTGTCTCTGGGGGCTGGCGCACTTGCATTGCTGACGGCCTTCGATTGGCCCGGCAATATTCGCCAGCTGGAAAATGCCATCTACCGGGCGGTGATTCTTGCCGAAGGTACGGATCTGACGGAAAGCGATTTCCCGCAGATCCTGGCACAGATCCCAGGCGGTTTGGCGCAGGACAAGTTCTGGTCGGGTCTGCCTGGCACGGCCGAAAGCCAGCCGGAACAGGTGGCGCCGCGCGGTGCAGACCGGCCGGAACTGGCCTTTATCGACCGGCTACCTGCCCCCCGCGCCGAGGACCCGCGTCCGGTGGCGTTGGACAATGTCATCGTCAGCATCGACGAGAGCGGCAATGTCCGGCAATTGGCTGAGATCGAGGAAGAACTGATTCGTTTCGCGCTGAAATTCTACCGAGGCCAGATGAGCCAGGTGGCACGCAAGCTTGGAATCGGTCGCTCAACACTCTATCGCAAACTGAAGGATTACGGGATCGACCCGGATAATCCGCAGAAGCACGCCGCCTGA
- a CDS encoding DUF1036 domain-containing protein has product MPHSNTLSSVTGSGRLARLGLFLTIVFSPIAYAAPAQADFRVCNGSANLVGVAIGYRAAEGWISEGWWQVPASTCATLIEGELKSRYYYLYAEDAARGGRWTGNVNMCVAENEFKIVGVGDCFKRGYQQMGFKEYDTGRQGSWMVQLSDTPGTQEGQKQ; this is encoded by the coding sequence GTGCCTCATTCCAACACACTCTCTTCCGTTACAGGTTCCGGGCGTCTTGCACGTCTCGGCCTGTTTTTGACCATTGTATTTTCACCGATTGCTTATGCCGCACCCGCGCAGGCGGATTTTCGCGTTTGCAATGGTTCGGCCAATCTCGTCGGCGTGGCCATTGGCTATCGGGCGGCGGAAGGCTGGATCAGCGAGGGCTGGTGGCAAGTACCCGCTTCGACCTGCGCAACGCTGATCGAAGGCGAGCTGAAATCGCGCTACTATTATCTCTACGCAGAAGATGCCGCCCGCGGTGGTCGCTGGACCGGCAATGTCAACATGTGCGTGGCGGAAAACGAGTTCAAGATCGTTGGCGTCGGGGATTGTTTCAAGCGCGGTTACCAGCAAATGGGTTTCAAGGAATATGACACGGGCCGCCAGGGGAGCTGGATGGTTCAGTTGTCCGACACGCCCGGCACGCAGGAAGGCCAGAAGCAATGA
- a CDS encoding aminotransferase class IV family protein, translating to MDFTLIETLRWEPGQGFIRLDQHLRRLSRSADALGFRQPIKPEAALKEVVHGDTPLRVRLAMNFRGKLEAAAVPFESVGENTIWRLRIAQKTRLNSEDTLYRHKTSRRDPYDAARAEFSTEEADEVLLLNERGEICEGTFTNVFVQGLDGMLITPPLTSGLIPGILRAELIRDRKARADLLKPESLNGRAIFVGNSLRGLIRAELVEEQHRAVA from the coding sequence ATGGATTTCACGCTGATTGAAACGCTCCGCTGGGAGCCAGGCCAGGGCTTCATCAGGCTCGACCAGCATTTGCGGCGCCTGTCGCGCTCCGCCGATGCGCTGGGTTTTCGCCAGCCGATCAAGCCAGAAGCGGCATTAAAAGAAGTGGTACATGGCGATACCCCGCTTCGGGTGCGCCTCGCGATGAATTTTCGTGGCAAGCTGGAAGCTGCGGCAGTTCCCTTCGAATCCGTCGGCGAAAACACCATCTGGCGTCTTCGCATCGCGCAAAAGACCCGGCTGAATTCAGAGGATACCCTCTATCGCCACAAGACGTCGCGGCGCGATCCCTATGACGCCGCCCGCGCCGAATTTTCCACCGAAGAAGCAGACGAAGTCCTGCTACTGAACGAGCGTGGTGAAATCTGCGAGGGGACATTCACCAATGTCTTCGTCCAGGGACTGGATGGCATGCTGATCACCCCGCCGCTGACCAGCGGTCTCATTCCTGGCATCCTGCGCGCCGAGCTGATCCGGGACCGCAAGGCTCGCGCCGATCTGCTGAAACCGGAAAGTCTGAATGGACGGGCGATCTTCGTCGGCAACAGCCTGCGCGGCCTGATCCGCGCCGAACTGGTGGAAGAACAGCACAGGGCTGTCGCTTAA
- a CDS encoding DUF882 domain-containing protein, whose amino-acid sequence MIWANISKLFLTALVLMTIAFSALYATTGSAAAETRSLKILFVHTGEKQEITFKRNGRYDPKGLQQLNNIVRDWRRNEATKMDPRLFDLVWSVYQKAGASGYIYVVSGYRSPATNAMLRSRSSGVAKESQHMNGTAMDFFIPGVPLKSLRDIGMKFQAGGVGYYPNSGSPFVHMDVAGVRSWPRVPRSELVRMFPDGKTLHIPADGKPLPGYQVAMEEYKKRLGSEQILMADNKSSPRGRPRNLMAMLFGSGDEDEGDEDAAPAAPVRASAPAATPRPAELTNPTPTSPMPVAVASAAPDIAAPVPQSRPSLRQGDDSLAVALYSPGGRNAAEDALQKVAGNPSGDAGAPSSGYEDLAAYKVPVPTLLGPRGMKGDAEPVMTASLGSPDDSNPIAQHIPVPAGRPALADAMAATLPQQRPQVSDEPSTVEEAMLSPAAAEALQQSQDGAPLKTVVIPRDRPAPSVAPAVAEVRPVAPAENLWLPLKDLSLPPPRWCSRKPSPFSPRDHFRLRA is encoded by the coding sequence ATGATTTGGGCGAACATATCCAAGCTGTTTCTGACAGCTCTGGTCCTGATGACGATCGCCTTTTCCGCCCTCTATGCCACGACCGGTTCGGCTGCCGCTGAAACGCGCTCGCTGAAAATCCTTTTCGTCCATACCGGCGAAAAACAGGAAATCACCTTCAAGCGCAATGGCCGCTACGATCCCAAAGGCTTGCAGCAGCTCAACAATATTGTGCGCGACTGGCGACGCAACGAAGCGACCAAGATGGACCCGCGCCTGTTCGACCTCGTCTGGTCGGTCTACCAAAAGGCGGGCGCCAGCGGTTATATCTATGTCGTTTCCGGTTATCGTTCGCCAGCCACCAATGCCATGCTGCGTTCGCGCTCTTCCGGCGTCGCCAAGGAAAGCCAGCATATGAATGGCACTGCGATGGATTTCTTCATCCCTGGCGTGCCGCTGAAAAGCCTGCGCGATATCGGCATGAAATTCCAGGCGGGCGGCGTGGGCTATTATCCCAATTCCGGTTCGCCTTTCGTGCATATGGATGTGGCGGGCGTCCGCTCCTGGCCGCGCGTTCCGCGCAGCGAACTGGTGCGCATGTTCCCCGATGGCAAGACCCTGCATATTCCTGCCGATGGCAAGCCGCTTCCAGGCTATCAGGTGGCGATGGAGGAATATAAGAAACGCCTGGGGTCTGAACAAATATTGATGGCGGATAATAAATCCTCGCCGCGCGGCAGGCCGCGAAATCTGATGGCCATGCTGTTTGGCAGCGGTGATGAGGACGAGGGCGACGAAGATGCAGCCCCAGCCGCACCGGTGCGGGCATCGGCTCCTGCCGCTACACCAAGACCTGCCGAGCTGACCAATCCAACGCCAACCAGCCCGATGCCTGTGGCCGTGGCCTCTGCGGCGCCTGATATCGCGGCTCCCGTTCCGCAATCGCGTCCTTCCCTGCGCCAGGGTGACGATAGTCTGGCTGTGGCGCTTTACTCTCCTGGCGGGCGCAATGCTGCCGAGGATGCCCTGCAGAAAGTTGCCGGCAATCCGTCGGGTGACGCTGGCGCGCCGTCAAGCGGCTATGAAGATCTGGCCGCCTACAAGGTTCCGGTGCCGACCCTGCTTGGGCCACGTGGTATGAAGGGTGATGCAGAGCCGGTGATGACCGCTTCTCTCGGATCGCCTGATGATAGCAACCCTATTGCCCAGCATATTCCGGTGCCAGCTGGCCGTCCGGCGCTTGCCGATGCCATGGCGGCGACCTTGCCGCAACAGCGTCCACAGGTGAGCGACGAGCCGTCCACGGTCGAAGAAGCCATGCTCTCTCCAGCAGCTGCCGAGGCACTGCAACAGAGCCAGGATGGCGCGCCGCTGAAGACTGTGGTGATCCCGCGTGACCGGCCAGCGCCGTCTGTTGCTCCAGCTGTTGCCGAAGTTCGGCCTGTGGCTCCCGCTGAAAACCTGTGGCTCCCGCTGAAAGACCTCAGCCTGCCCCCGCCCCGGTGGTGCAGCCGAAAGCCGTCGCCGTTCTCACCCAGGGACCACTTCCGGCTCAGGGCGTGA
- a CDS encoding aminodeoxychorismate synthase component I codes for MAQSEPFQPTILFRNDKSGETLVFTDPVDIVVARRGDDVLPALAKLERARKEGYWLAGALAYEAGFVFEDKLRPLIPDGRDVPLLQFGIFNAPANPAHPLGHLNPLGHPHHPESNTHLLENPVAAWDFETYRQQFDTLHRHLRQGDCYQANLTMPIEAAYRGSPRDVFWSLIARQPVSYGALVELGGPAIVSRSPELFFKVDSDGFIETHPMKGTAARGSDDAEDEAIKAAMLTDEKTQAENRMIVDLLRNDISRIIEPDSLTVPKLFDIETYPTLHQLVSHVRGRLLPGMGLGDILEALFPCGSITGAPKLAAMQILHRLEAGPRDIYCGAIGFCDPAGPMRFSVAIRTLTLFDQPAISDHFPEQQGLFKSRRAVFNVGGGIVFDSKPEQEYQECLLKARFAVGDQWISR; via the coding sequence ATGGCGCAATCCGAACCGTTTCAACCGACGATCCTGTTTCGGAATGACAAAAGCGGTGAAACGCTGGTGTTTACCGATCCGGTGGACATCGTCGTCGCCCGTCGGGGCGACGACGTGCTGCCGGCGCTTGCCAAGTTGGAACGCGCCCGCAAGGAGGGCTACTGGCTGGCGGGGGCGCTGGCTTATGAAGCGGGCTTTGTGTTTGAAGACAAGCTCAGGCCACTGATCCCTGATGGGCGGGACGTGCCGCTCCTCCAGTTTGGCATTTTCAACGCGCCAGCCAATCCTGCTCATCCCCTGGGACACTTAAATCCATTGGGACACCCGCATCACCCCGAAAGCAACACCCACCTGCTGGAAAACCCGGTTGCAGCCTGGGATTTCGAGACCTATCGGCAGCAGTTTGACACCCTGCATCGGCATCTCAGGCAGGGCGATTGCTACCAGGCCAACCTGACCATGCCCATCGAGGCGGCCTATCGGGGCAGCCCTCGCGACGTCTTCTGGTCGCTGATCGCCCGTCAGCCGGTCTCTTATGGTGCGCTGGTGGAGCTCGGCGGTCCGGCCATCGTCTCGCGCTCGCCGGAACTGTTCTTCAAGGTGGATAGTGACGGCTTTATCGAGACCCACCCGATGAAGGGCACGGCGGCACGCGGCTCTGATGATGCCGAGGACGAGGCGATCAAGGCGGCAATGCTGACGGACGAAAAGACCCAGGCCGAAAACCGGATGATCGTTGATCTCTTGCGCAACGACATCTCCCGGATCATCGAGCCTGATAGCCTGACCGTGCCAAAACTGTTCGACATCGAGACTTATCCGACCCTGCACCAGCTGGTCAGCCATGTGCGCGGCAGGCTTTTGCCTGGAATGGGCCTTGGCGATATTCTCGAAGCGCTGTTTCCCTGTGGCTCGATTACCGGCGCGCCGAAGTTGGCCGCCATGCAGATCCTGCACCGGCTGGAGGCGGGGCCGCGCGATATTTATTGCGGTGCCATCGGCTTTTGCGATCCGGCAGGCCCCATGCGGTTCTCCGTTGCCATCCGCACCCTGACTTTATTTGATCAACCGGCCATTTCAGACCATTTCCCTGAACAACAGGGGCTTTTCAAAAGCCGCCGGGCGGTTTTCAATGTCGGTGGCGGGATTGTTTTTGATTCGAAGCCCGAACAGGAATATCAGGAATGTCTGCTCAAGGCACGCTTTGCGGTAGGTGATCAATGGATTTCACGCTGA
- a CDS encoding M3 family oligoendopeptidase translates to MPFSPVNQTRLPAAESASVPAHGQGLGTLPEWQLTDLYPAPSSDLFKADLAKASEMSLAFETKWKGRLEDAAAKDADQGLGAALKEFEELEDLLGKIGSYAGLYYYSEMTKPENGKFFGDVQARLTELAAHLLFFTLELNRLDDAVIDAAIARDPATAHYKPWLIDLRQDKPYQLDDKLEQLFLEKSQTGSAAFNRLFDETLASLRFEIDGEQLTLEPVLTMLQEADPALREKAAMALSKTFKDNIRIFVLVTNTLAKDKEISDRWRGFADIADSRHLSNRVERPVVDALAAAVRDAYPRLSHRYYKMKAKWLGMEQMNFWDRNAPLPDSIDRIIPWDEARQTVLSAYGGFAPDMAEIAGRFFDGGWIDAPARPGKAPGAFAHPTVPSAHPYVLVNYLGKPRDVMTLAHELGHGVHQVLAGEQGALMCQTPLTLAETASVFGEMLTFRALLEKATDARERKAMLAQKVEDMINTVVRQIAFYEFERKLHTARKEGELTAEKIGELWLSVQEESLGPAIKVSEGYETWWAYIPHFIHSPFYVYAYAFGDCLVNSLYAVYQNAEQGFQQKYFDLLKAGGSKHHSELLAPFGLDATDPSFWAKGLSMIEGLIDELEALDAKA, encoded by the coding sequence ATGCCTTTCAGCCCCGTTAACCAGACCCGCCTTCCGGCAGCCGAATCCGCCAGCGTACCAGCGCACGGCCAAGGCCTCGGCACGCTGCCCGAATGGCAGCTCACCGATCTTTATCCGGCCCCCTCCTCGGATCTCTTCAAGGCCGACCTCGCCAAGGCCAGCGAAATGAGCCTGGCCTTCGAGACCAAATGGAAGGGGCGGCTGGAAGATGCCGCCGCCAAGGACGCGGATCAGGGCCTGGGAGCCGCGCTGAAGGAATTCGAAGAACTCGAAGACCTACTCGGCAAGATCGGCTCCTATGCCGGTCTCTATTATTATAGTGAGATGACCAAGCCGGAAAACGGCAAATTCTTCGGCGATGTACAAGCCAGGCTGACGGAGCTTGCCGCCCATCTGCTGTTTTTCACGCTGGAGCTGAATCGGCTGGACGATGCGGTGATCGATGCTGCCATTGCCCGCGATCCGGCCACCGCCCATTACAAGCCCTGGCTGATTGATCTCAGGCAAGACAAGCCCTACCAGCTGGATGACAAGCTCGAGCAATTGTTTCTGGAAAAATCCCAGACCGGTTCGGCGGCCTTCAACCGGTTGTTCGACGAGACCCTGGCAAGCCTGCGGTTTGAGATTGACGGCGAACAGCTGACGCTGGAACCGGTTCTGACCATGTTGCAGGAGGCCGATCCGGCCTTGCGCGAAAAGGCGGCCATGGCGCTGTCGAAGACCTTCAAGGACAATATCCGGATTTTCGTGCTGGTCACCAATACCTTGGCCAAGGACAAGGAAATTTCCGATCGCTGGCGCGGCTTTGCCGACATTGCCGATAGCCGCCACCTGTCCAACCGGGTGGAGCGTCCGGTGGTCGATGCGCTGGCGGCTGCGGTGCGCGATGCCTATCCGCGCCTGTCGCACCGCTATTACAAGATGAAAGCCAAGTGGCTGGGCATGGAGCAGATGAATTTCTGGGACCGCAACGCCCCTCTGCCCGACAGTATCGACCGGATCATTCCCTGGGACGAAGCCCGCCAGACCGTGCTGTCGGCCTATGGCGGCTTTGCGCCTGATATGGCCGAAATCGCTGGTCGCTTTTTTGATGGCGGCTGGATCGATGCGCCCGCCCGCCCTGGCAAGGCGCCGGGCGCCTTTGCCCATCCGACCGTGCCGTCTGCCCATCCCTATGTTTTGGTCAATTACCTCGGCAAGCCGCGCGACGTGATGACGCTGGCCCATGAACTGGGCCACGGCGTGCATCAGGTTCTCGCTGGCGAACAGGGCGCGCTGATGTGCCAGACGCCGCTGACGCTGGCCGAGACCGCCTCGGTATTCGGCGAAATGCTGACCTTCCGGGCGCTTCTGGAAAAGGCCACGGATGCGCGTGAGCGCAAGGCCATGCTGGCCCAGAAAGTCGAGGACATGATCAACACGGTCGTGCGCCAGATCGCTTTCTACGAATTCGAGCGCAAGCTGCACACCGCCCGCAAGGAGGGCGAGTTGACGGCGGAAAAGATTGGCGAACTGTGGCTATCGGTGCAGGAAGAGAGCCTTGGACCGGCCATCAAAGTGTCCGAGGGCTATGAGACCTGGTGGGCCTATATCCCCCATTTCATCCATTCGCCTTTCTATGTCTATGCCTATGCCTTCGGCGATTGCCTGGTCAATTCGCTCTATGCCGTCTACCAGAATGCCGAACAGGGCTTCCAGCAGAAGTATTTCGACCTGTTGAAGGCTGGCGGCAGCAAGCATCATTCCGAACTTCTCGCACCGTTCGGTCTGGATGCCACCGACCCGTCCTTCTGGGCCAAGGGTCTATCGATGATCGAAGGGTTGATCGACGAGCTGGAAGCGCTTGACGCCAAAGCCTGA
- a CDS encoding N-formylglutamate amidohydrolase, giving the protein MNDFKPYETIAGDNSQGLVLLADHAMNRLPPGYGTLGLPDSAYLRHIAYDIGVEGLTRQLAARLGVPAAMSCFSRLLIDPNRGEDDPTLVMKISDGAIIPGNHPITTEEWQHRVENFHRPYHRAVERMLADVASASGKAPLVLSLHSYTPAWKGTPRPWHAAVLWDSDERAVRPLIDALSLPGDILVGDNEPYDGALKGDTLYRHCMVSGMPHALLEVRQDLIGDEAGIAAWADRLEPIFAALNSDPALHQWQQFPSRTGPYTALEK; this is encoded by the coding sequence ATGAATGACTTCAAACCCTATGAGACGATAGCCGGCGACAATAGCCAAGGCCTCGTTCTGCTAGCCGATCACGCCATGAACCGGCTGCCTCCCGGCTATGGCACGCTTGGCCTGCCAGATAGCGCTTATCTGCGCCATATCGCCTATGACATTGGCGTGGAAGGCCTGACCCGGCAATTGGCGGCCCGGCTCGGCGTGCCTGCTGCCATGTCCTGTTTTTCCCGGCTGCTGATCGACCCAAACCGGGGCGAGGACGACCCGACGCTGGTCATGAAAATTTCCGATGGGGCGATCATTCCCGGCAATCACCCGATCACCACGGAAGAATGGCAGCATCGGGTGGAAAATTTCCACCGGCCTTACCACCGCGCTGTTGAACGGATGCTGGCCGATGTTGCCTCGGCGAGCGGCAAGGCACCGCTGGTGCTGTCGCTGCATTCCTATACGCCCGCCTGGAAGGGCACGCCCCGCCCCTGGCATGCCGCCGTGCTCTGGGATAGCGATGAGCGCGCTGTGCGGCCACTGATCGACGCGCTCAGCCTGCCGGGCGACATTCTCGTCGGCGACAATGAGCCCTATGACGGCGCCTTGAAGGGCGATACACTCTACCGTCATTGCATGGTTTCGGGCATGCCTCATGCGCTGCTGGAAGTGCGCCAGGACCTGATCGGCGATGAAGCGGGCATCGCGGCCTGGGCAGACCGGCTGGAACCGATTTTTGCCGCATTGAACAGCGACCCTGCCCTGCACCAATGGCAGCAATTTCCGTCCCGCACCGGCCCTTACACCGCCTTGGAAAAATGA
- the pyk gene encoding pyruvate kinase encodes MKRNRKVKILATLGPASQDEAMIRKLHEAGADLFRINMSHASHDVMRTLIQRIRNVEAACGRPIGILADLQGPKLRVGKFANTSVELKPGQTFTLDSNEAPGDETRVYLPHPEILEAVKVGHRLLIDDGKLHLRAEKCDGKTIVCSVVSGTKISDRKGVSLPDTILATGVLTDKDRADLDAVLATNDVDWVALSFIQRPEDLAEVRKIARGRVGLMSKIEKPQALERIDEIIELSDALMVARGDLGVEMPLEAVPGIQKQLIRACRREGKPVVVATQMLESMISAPVPTRAEVSDVATAVFEGADAIMLSAESASGQYPVEAVSTMASIARTIEREPHYPGIIYAQRPQPEATGADAISLAARQIAETLKLTAIVCYTSSGNTGLRASRERPEVPILALSPVVQTARRLSLVWGLHCVVSEEPTDLDDMVNRACRIVVSEEFGKPGDRVIISAGVPLGTPGATNMLRIAYIGPDGLSGV; translated from the coding sequence ATGAAGCGTAACCGCAAAGTCAAAATTCTCGCAACGCTTGGACCGGCTTCGCAAGATGAAGCCATGATCCGCAAGCTGCATGAGGCTGGCGCCGATCTTTTCCGTATCAACATGAGCCATGCCAGCCACGATGTGATGCGCACGCTGATCCAGCGCATCCGCAATGTCGAAGCTGCTTGTGGGCGCCCGATCGGCATTCTGGCCGATTTGCAAGGCCCCAAGCTGCGGGTCGGCAAGTTTGCCAACACCTCTGTGGAGCTGAAGCCCGGCCAGACCTTCACCCTCGACAGCAACGAGGCCCCTGGCGATGAAACCCGGGTCTATCTGCCGCATCCTGAAATCCTGGAGGCCGTCAAGGTTGGCCATCGCCTGTTGATCGATGATGGCAAGTTGCATCTTCGTGCTGAAAAATGCGACGGCAAGACCATTGTCTGTAGCGTTGTGTCCGGTACCAAGATTTCCGACCGCAAGGGCGTCAGCCTGCCCGATACGATCCTCGCCACCGGCGTGCTGACCGACAAGGACCGCGCCGATCTGGATGCTGTTCTGGCCACCAATGACGTCGATTGGGTCGCGCTGTCCTTCATCCAGCGTCCCGAGGATCTGGCCGAGGTGCGCAAGATCGCCCGCGGACGGGTCGGGCTGATGTCGAAAATCGAAAAGCCGCAAGCGCTGGAACGGATCGACGAGATCATCGAACTGTCCGACGCCCTGATGGTGGCGCGTGGCGACCTTGGCGTGGAAATGCCGCTGGAGGCCGTTCCCGGCATCCAGAAGCAGTTGATTCGCGCCTGCCGCCGTGAAGGCAAGCCGGTGGTCGTCGCCACCCAGATGCTGGAATCGATGATTTCAGCGCCGGTTCCAACCCGCGCCGAAGTCTCCGACGTGGCGACAGCCGTGTTCGAAGGCGCTGATGCCATCATGCTGTCGGCTGAATCTGCTTCCGGCCAGTATCCGGTCGAAGCGGTCTCCACCATGGCGTCGATTGCCCGCACCATCGAGCGCGAACCGCACTATCCCGGCATTATCTATGCCCAGCGCCCGCAGCCGGAAGCAACCGGCGCCGACGCGATTTCGCTCGCAGCCCGCCAGATTGCCGAGACCCTGAAGCTGACGGCGATCGTCTGTTATACGTCATCAGGAAATACCGGGCTTCGTGCTTCGCGTGAGCGCCCCGAAGTGCCGATCCTGGCGCTATCGCCGGTGGTGCAGACGGCCCGCCGCCTGTCGCTGGTCTGGGGCCTGCATTGCGTCGTTTCCGAAGAGCCGACCGATCTGGATGACATGGTCAACAGGGCCTGCCGCATTGTGGTTTCGGAAGAGTTTGGCAAGCCGGGCGACCGGGTGATCATTTCCGCTGGTGTGCCATTGGGCACGCCAGGCGCCACCAATATGCTGCGCATCGCTTATATCGGTCCGGATGGACTGTCCGGCGTCTGA
- a CDS encoding DUF2312 domain-containing protein — protein MSDAHGVARDQLRAFVERIERLEEEKKTIADDIKDVYGEAKGMGFDTKILKKVIALRKKDEQERMEEDLILDTYLHALGMIENPPEG, from the coding sequence ATGTCTGATGCTCATGGCGTCGCCCGTGACCAACTTCGCGCCTTTGTCGAGCGCATCGAACGCCTGGAAGAAGAAAAGAAGACCATCGCCGACGATATCAAGGACGTCTATGGCGAAGCCAAAGGCATGGGCTTCGACACCAAGATCCTGAAAAAGGTCATCGCGCTGCGCAAGAAGGATGAGCAGGAGCGGATGGAAGAAGACCTGATCCTCGATACCTATCTTCATGCTCTGGGCATGATTGAAAACCCGCCGGAAGGCTAA
- a CDS encoding DUF1244 domain-containing protein, which translates to MSELTKEQQTELEAAAFRRLLAHLRERSDVQNIDLMNLAGFCRNCLANWYQDAADAKGVEMTRDEARHHVYAMPYEQWKLRHQKQASEAQKADFEASRPQDEP; encoded by the coding sequence ATGAGCGAACTGACCAAGGAACAGCAAACCGAACTGGAAGCAGCGGCCTTTCGACGTCTTCTGGCGCATTTGCGGGAACGCAGCGACGTACAGAATATCGACCTGATGAATCTGGCCGGGTTCTGCCGCAATTGCCTGGCCAATTGGTATCAGGACGCAGCCGACGCCAAGGGTGTCGAGATGACCCGTGACGAGGCGCGCCATCATGTCTATGCAATGCCCTATGAGCAATGGAAATTGCGGCATCAGAAACAGGCGAGCGAGGCCCAGAAGGCCGATTTCGAAGCCTCTCGCCCGCAGGACGAGCCTTAA